A genomic stretch from Kovacikia minuta CCNUW1 includes:
- a CDS encoding BrnT family toxin, producing MKFQWNPSKASSNTKKHGVSFEEAVTVFGDPLAVTIPDPDHSVGEFRLLTIGYSGLQRLLVVSHTERKDEVRLISARLANKQERKNYESGT from the coding sequence ATGAAGTTTCAGTGGAACCCTAGTAAGGCAAGTAGCAACACTAAAAAGCACGGTGTGTCTTTTGAGGAAGCTGTTACAGTCTTTGGAGATCCATTGGCTGTGACAATCCCCGACCCTGATCACTCAGTAGGCGAGTTCCGGCTTCTAACGATCGGATATTCAGGGTTACAACGGCTTCTAGTTGTATCCCACACTGAGCGAAAAGACGAAGTACGCTTAATCAGTGCTCGTTTAGCCAATAAGCAGGAGAGGAAAAATTATGAGTCAGGAACTTGA
- a CDS encoding type II toxin-antitoxin system VapC family toxin codes for MSETVYIETSILGYLTARSTKDLILAANIEITRDWWESRRSAFILYTSEAVLDEVAQGDAEIAAQRLEILRDFPLLALNQAVQDLAAQFLARSSLPSKAKVDAIHIAAATVHGMDYLLTWNCKHIANAQIQGKLAEISLDFGYVLPILCTPNELMGD; via the coding sequence ATGAGCGAAACTGTCTACATCGAAACCAGTATCTTGGGTTATCTCACAGCCAGATCAACCAAAGATCTAATTCTGGCTGCAAATATTGAGATCACAAGAGACTGGTGGGAATCTCGTCGAAGTGCCTTTATTCTCTACACTTCGGAGGCTGTTCTAGACGAAGTGGCACAGGGGGACGCGGAGATTGCCGCTCAACGACTGGAGATTCTGCGTGATTTTCCCTTGCTGGCATTAAATCAGGCGGTACAAGATTTAGCTGCACAATTTCTCGCTCGAAGTAGCCTTCCTTCAAAAGCCAAAGTTGACGCAATCCACATTGCCGCCGCAACTGTCCACGGCATGGATTACCTGTTAACGTGGAATTGTAAGCACATTGCTAACGCTCAAATCCAGGGGAAGTTGGCGGAGATTAGCCTCGATTTCGGCTACGTGCTGCCTATCCTTTGTACCCCTAACGAACTAATGGGAGATTAG
- the istB gene encoding IS21-like element helper ATPase IstB → MTNSSSNLQPPSSPHQSLTSVLKRLKLGHFLSDWQAVEHQATQENWSYAQFLLALAEGEANRRDQARIARALKEAQLPYGKSWSNFEFAHVPTLNPAVVMQFAESTTWLQNASNILIFGPSGTGKTHVSSALGRSMIELGKWVKFLPATTLVQQLQQAKLQLQLPAMLVKLDKYDLLIIDDLGYVKKSEAETSVLFELIAHRYERRSLLITANQPFSQWDSIFTDSMMTVAAIDRLIHHATIIEMQTESFRKQTAISRTHST, encoded by the coding sequence ATGACCAACTCTTCCAGCAATCTCCAGCCCCCGTCGAGCCCGCATCAGTCCCTGACGAGCGTGCTCAAACGCCTCAAACTCGGCCACTTCCTGTCCGACTGGCAAGCGGTCGAACATCAAGCCACCCAGGAGAACTGGAGCTACGCTCAATTCCTGTTGGCACTGGCAGAAGGGGAAGCGAACCGGCGCGACCAAGCTCGCATTGCCCGCGCGCTCAAAGAAGCGCAATTGCCCTACGGAAAATCCTGGTCTAATTTTGAGTTTGCTCATGTCCCCACGCTCAATCCAGCGGTGGTGATGCAATTTGCCGAATCGACGACTTGGTTACAGAATGCCTCGAATATTTTGATATTTGGACCCAGTGGAACCGGGAAAACGCACGTCAGTTCTGCATTGGGGCGCTCGATGATAGAACTAGGCAAGTGGGTCAAGTTTCTGCCTGCAACCACTTTGGTGCAGCAACTTCAGCAAGCCAAGCTGCAATTACAATTGCCCGCAATGCTGGTCAAACTCGATAAGTACGATCTGCTCATCATTGATGACTTAGGCTATGTCAAAAAATCAGAGGCAGAAACCTCTGTCTTGTTTGAACTGATTGCCCATCGCTATGAGCGGCGTAGTCTCCTGATTACGGCAAATCAGCCGTTTAGTCAGTGGGATAGCATCTTTACCGATTCGATGATGACCGTCGCTGCTATAGATCGCTTAATTCATCACGCGACCATTATCGAGATGCAAACCGAGAGTTTTCGCAAACAAACCGCAATTTCACGCACCCACTCAACTTAA
- a CDS encoding ISKra4 family transposase, translated as MAVSIVQSTTESITLQITIPLSQSFLDTEETIQSVLNEAGTVASGEALKQFDTDGSAIEMGGMNWTSKGQLPKTYQTPYGTVEVHRHVYQTSAGGTTLCPLEVDARNIMTSTPRLAKQISHKYAEMSSVRVVEDLRENHGRIVHRSFVQTLAEAVGEIALLKEEDWHYQTPKLPAEVATVSLGVDGTCLLLCEDGFRQAMVGTLSLYDAQGERLHTTYVAAAPEYGRNTFLTRMQREIEHIKRLYPNAHYQGLADGAPENWTFLEPVTDTQVLDFFHATQYLDNVAKAIHPRNAKHQKSWMDEHCHTLKHEIGAAERLLAEMETLVPQRVSQSVQEGLQDAITYFRNHHHQMRYAEATARHLPIGSGVTEAGCKVIVKERLCGSGMKWKEYGAGIVLSLRTLSYSQGRWQQFWSKINRYGFTFVE; from the coding sequence ATGGCTGTAAGCATTGTCCAGAGTACAACAGAGTCAATCACACTTCAAATCACTATTCCTCTGAGCCAATCATTTCTAGATACCGAAGAAACCATTCAATCGGTACTGAATGAAGCAGGAACTGTGGCCAGTGGAGAAGCTCTTAAACAATTTGATACCGATGGAAGTGCCATTGAAATGGGTGGGATGAATTGGACGAGTAAAGGACAATTGCCCAAAACCTATCAAACCCCTTATGGAACCGTAGAAGTGCATCGGCATGTCTACCAAACGAGTGCCGGTGGAACCACCCTTTGCCCATTGGAAGTTGATGCTCGGAACATCATGACCTCAACCCCTCGATTGGCGAAACAAATTTCCCACAAATATGCGGAGATGAGTAGTGTGCGGGTCGTAGAAGACTTGCGGGAAAATCATGGGCGAATCGTCCATCGTTCGTTTGTGCAAACGTTAGCCGAAGCAGTCGGTGAGATTGCCTTGCTCAAGGAAGAGGATTGGCACTATCAGACACCAAAATTACCTGCAGAGGTGGCAACGGTCAGTCTCGGTGTTGATGGCACCTGCCTGTTGTTATGCGAAGACGGATTTCGCCAAGCCATGGTTGGCACTCTGAGTCTCTATGATGCTCAAGGGGAACGGCTCCATACCACCTATGTGGCGGCGGCCCCTGAATATGGACGGAACACGTTTTTAACTCGAATGCAACGAGAAATTGAACACATCAAACGGTTATATCCCAACGCTCACTATCAAGGCTTAGCCGATGGAGCACCAGAGAATTGGACCTTTCTCGAACCCGTAACCGATACCCAAGTTTTGGATTTCTTTCATGCGACTCAGTATCTTGACAACGTTGCCAAAGCCATCCATCCCCGCAATGCTAAACATCAAAAAAGCTGGATGGATGAGCATTGTCATACACTTAAGCACGAAATCGGTGCCGCAGAACGGCTGTTGGCAGAAATGGAAACCCTTGTGCCGCAACGGGTGAGTCAATCGGTGCAAGAGGGATTACAAGATGCCATCACTTACTTTCGCAATCACCACCATCAGATGCGCTATGCCGAGGCGACTGCCCGTCATTTACCCATTGGTTCGGGAGTCACTGAAGCTGGATGCAAAGTCATTGTTAAAGAGCGACTGTGCGGCTCTGGAATGAAATGGAAAGAATATGGGGCTGGAATTGTTTTGAGTTTGAGAACCTTGAGTTATAGCCAAGGACGATGGCAGCAATTTTGGTCAAAGATTAATCGCTACGGCTTCACTTTTGTAGAATAG
- the istB gene encoding IS21-like element helper ATPase IstB, which translates to MTNSCPPPPQPSPYQSLSLHLKQLHLSHMLVHWETLEAQAMQESWSYAQFLLALCELEAQRRWSARLQRALSQAQLPNAKTLSNFDFSWCPKFNPAPLMQLADDSTWLTRAENLLLFGSSGVGKTHLAAGVARRMVEFGKRVKFCSAIALVQHLQHSKLQLQLQSTLKKLDRFDLLVLDDLGYVKKSEAETSVLFELIAHRYERKSLLITANQPFSQWDAIFSDSMMTVAAVDRLVHHALIVEIQADSYRKQAAVAKSVDSNKPAANPQ; encoded by the coding sequence ATGACCAACTCCTGTCCCCCACCGCCCCAACCCAGCCCTTACCAAAGCCTAAGTCTACACCTCAAGCAATTGCACCTCTCCCACATGCTGGTTCATTGGGAAACCCTCGAGGCTCAGGCGATGCAGGAGAGTTGGTCCTACGCGCAGTTCTTGCTGGCTCTTTGCGAATTGGAGGCTCAGCGTCGCTGGAGTGCTCGCCTGCAAAGAGCCTTAAGCCAAGCCCAACTGCCAAACGCAAAAACCCTTTCCAACTTTGACTTTTCCTGGTGTCCAAAATTCAATCCTGCCCCCTTAATGCAACTGGCAGACGATTCTACCTGGCTCACACGGGCGGAGAATCTGTTGCTCTTTGGCAGCAGTGGCGTGGGAAAAACGCATTTGGCTGCAGGTGTAGCTCGTCGCATGGTGGAGTTTGGTAAACGCGTCAAGTTCTGCTCCGCCATCGCCCTGGTGCAACATCTGCAGCACTCAAAACTGCAATTGCAACTGCAATCCACCCTCAAAAAGCTCGACCGCTTTGACTTGCTAGTACTCGATGACCTGGGCTATGTCAAAAAGTCAGAAGCCGAAACCTCCGTTCTATTTGAACTCATTGCCCATCGGTATGAGCGTAAGAGCTTACTGATTACGGCTAATCAACCCTTCAGTCAGTGGGATGCCATCTTTTCCGATTCCATGATGACCGTTGCAGCCGTAGACCGATTAGTTCATCATGCCCTCATTGTCGAGATTCAAGCCGATAGTTATCGTAAGCAAGCAGCGGTGGCCAAGTCAGTAGATTCCAACAAACCAGCAGCAAATCCTCAATAA
- a CDS encoding FAD-binding oxidoreductase, which translates to MNEPSSGLEQTLSGWGRYPLLSGHLYRPEKVSTFTETLASKHHASVLARGFGRSYGDAAVNPSGLTVLTERLNRMLHFDERTGLLHCEAGVTIEEILEVFVPRGWFPAVTPGTKFVTVGGAVAFDVHGKNHHQDGAFGRYVQGIKVVLASGESVWCSQQENSDLFWATVGGMGLTGLITEVEFSLRPIQTAYIKNRSIKARNLDEAIALFEEYQTEYKYSVAWIDCLASGNALGRSILGFGDHADLSDLPVAQQSDPLNVSPKRRLKVSFDLPEGLLNPFTIRSFNALYFAKQLGQDIRSIVDYDSFFYPLDFLWDWNRLYGKRGFVQYQCAIPQETSREALTQILQLCSEKGWGSFLAVLKQLGAQEGWLSFPMPGYTLALDMPVRPGLWEFLEQLDQLVIQYGGRLYLAKDARLSAATFRAMYPKFPQWLEVKTKVDPENRFTSALSQRLQIEPVRVTAKA; encoded by the coding sequence ATGAATGAACCATCCTCTGGATTAGAGCAGACTTTATCGGGATGGGGGAGATATCCCTTGCTGAGTGGACATCTTTACCGACCCGAGAAGGTATCTACCTTTACCGAGACGCTTGCATCTAAGCATCATGCATCCGTATTAGCGAGGGGCTTTGGGCGCAGTTATGGGGATGCGGCAGTGAACCCGAGTGGTTTAACCGTTTTGACTGAGCGTCTGAATCGAATGTTGCACTTTGATGAGCGGACGGGGTTATTGCATTGTGAAGCGGGGGTGACGATCGAGGAAATATTAGAAGTTTTTGTGCCACGTGGATGGTTTCCAGCGGTGACCCCGGGGACTAAATTTGTCACTGTGGGGGGTGCGGTTGCCTTTGATGTGCATGGCAAGAACCACCATCAGGATGGTGCCTTTGGGCGTTATGTGCAAGGGATAAAGGTCGTGCTTGCCTCTGGAGAGTCAGTCTGGTGTTCGCAGCAGGAAAACAGTGATTTATTTTGGGCAACCGTTGGCGGGATGGGGTTAACGGGGCTGATTACGGAGGTAGAATTCAGCCTGCGCCCGATCCAGACTGCATATATCAAGAATCGCAGCATCAAGGCGAGAAATTTGGATGAAGCGATCGCCTTGTTTGAGGAATATCAGACGGAATACAAGTATTCGGTTGCCTGGATTGATTGTTTAGCATCTGGTAACGCTCTAGGGCGCAGCATTTTAGGCTTCGGAGATCATGCCGACCTGAGTGATCTACCTGTGGCACAACAGAGCGACCCGCTTAACGTCAGCCCCAAACGACGCTTAAAAGTTTCCTTTGATTTGCCAGAAGGGTTACTCAACCCATTTACCATCCGTAGTTTCAACGCCCTCTACTTTGCCAAACAGTTGGGGCAAGATATTCGATCGATCGTGGATTACGACTCCTTTTTCTATCCTCTGGATTTTCTATGGGATTGGAATCGGTTGTATGGAAAACGAGGATTTGTGCAATACCAATGTGCCATTCCTCAGGAAACCAGTCGAGAAGCTCTGACCCAGATTTTGCAGTTGTGCAGCGAGAAGGGATGGGGTTCATTTCTGGCAGTTCTAAAGCAGTTAGGTGCCCAGGAAGGCTGGTTATCCTTTCCCATGCCAGGATACACCCTGGCATTAGACATGCCAGTCAGGCCCGGATTATGGGAATTTTTAGAGCAACTGGATCAACTGGTGATTCAGTATGGTGGACGGTTATATCTGGCGAAGGACGCCCGTTTGAGTGCAGCAACCTTTCGCGCGATGTATCCCAAATTTCCGCAATGGTTAGAGGTTAAAACCAAAGTAGACCCCGAAAACCGATTTACATCAGCGCTATCCCAACGATTGCAAATTGAGCCAGTGAGGGTAACGGCAAAAGCATGA
- a CDS encoding decaprenyl-phosphate phosphoribosyltransferase: MVPQPFPSPKQPLPKYDTGASRWAYIKALRPRQWTKNLIVFAAPLFAFSFSLETLVNGILAFALFCATSSSFYLINDVVDVEADRRHPVKCKRPIASGLVSIPAAILMAICLLGGALVVGWMKSRALGLSILCYALLQIAYNLKLKRTVVLDVIAIATGFVLRAFGGASATSVPVSSWFLLCTAMLALFLGVEKRKAELRLSEMSGRKTRSVLYRYSIPLLTRMESTVTTGAIMTYALWSSGPAFRGASTHWMLITLPFVMYGIFRYQLLSDPEEIARRAEIGAEKGGQTERPEEVLLKDIPLLGTVVGWVLTSLLILVLKSQGMIE, encoded by the coding sequence ATGGTTCCTCAGCCCTTTCCATCCCCCAAGCAACCCCTGCCCAAGTATGATACTGGCGCATCCAGATGGGCGTATATTAAAGCGTTAAGACCCCGCCAATGGACTAAGAACCTGATTGTTTTTGCAGCCCCCTTATTTGCCTTTAGTTTCAGCCTGGAGACCTTGGTCAACGGGATATTAGCATTCGCCTTATTTTGTGCGACATCAAGTAGTTTTTACTTAATTAATGATGTTGTAGATGTGGAGGCAGATCGACGGCATCCCGTTAAATGTAAACGTCCGATTGCATCAGGGTTAGTGAGTATTCCTGCTGCAATTTTGATGGCGATTTGTTTATTGGGGGGTGCTTTAGTTGTGGGATGGATGAAGTCGAGAGCATTAGGGCTATCAATTTTATGTTATGCCCTGTTGCAGATTGCCTATAATTTAAAGTTAAAGCGAACGGTTGTTTTAGATGTTATTGCGATTGCGACAGGATTTGTATTAAGAGCATTTGGTGGTGCTTCAGCGACGAGTGTGCCAGTGTCTTCCTGGTTTTTGTTATGTACGGCGATGCTGGCTTTATTTTTAGGAGTTGAGAAGCGGAAAGCGGAGTTAAGGTTATCGGAGATGAGTGGGCGAAAGACCCGTTCAGTGTTGTACCGCTATTCCATCCCATTATTGACCCGGATGGAGAGTACGGTGACAACGGGAGCGATCATGACTTACGCCTTATGGTCATCTGGTCCTGCATTTCGGGGTGCTTCAACGCATTGGATGTTGATTACGCTGCCATTTGTGATGTATGGCATTTTCCGTTATCAGTTGCTCAGCGATCCGGAAGAGATTGCCCGTCGAGCCGAGATTGGGGCTGAGAAAGGAGGACAGACTGAGCGACCCGAGGAAGTTTTGTTAAAAGACATCCCGTTATTGGGAACGGTTGTGGGGTGGGTTTTGACTAGTCTTTTAATTCTAGTGCTCAAATCTCAGGGCATGATTGAGTAG
- a CDS encoding SDR family oxidoreductase yields MREQAVLIIGATSSVARAIAVKLAKRGVTLHLAGRDVHEVERVARDIAVRYQNPISWSSFEAQAYDSHADFLQKALMQLGYLDGVVVAMGELGDQQAAQIDFDQAQRIIHSNYTGVVSILTHVANHLEQQRQGFIIGISSVAGDRGRQSNYIYGSAKGGLSLFLQGLRSRLYKSGVHVMTVKPGFIDTKMTFGKPGMFLVASPETVATEVLKALRQKQNIAYVPGFWFWIMFIIRAVPESLFKKLKL; encoded by the coding sequence ATGAGAGAGCAAGCAGTTTTGATTATTGGAGCGACCTCTAGCGTCGCGCGAGCGATCGCAGTCAAACTGGCAAAGCGCGGGGTTACTTTGCACTTAGCGGGGCGAGATGTGCATGAAGTGGAACGGGTTGCCCGCGATATTGCGGTTCGGTATCAGAATCCGATTTCCTGGAGCAGTTTTGAAGCGCAGGCTTACGACTCCCACGCTGATTTTCTGCAAAAAGCGCTGATGCAACTGGGGTATCTTGATGGAGTTGTGGTAGCGATGGGAGAGTTGGGTGACCAACAAGCTGCCCAAATTGATTTTGACCAGGCGCAGCGAATTATTCACTCCAACTATACCGGTGTCGTTTCCATCCTTACCCATGTGGCGAACCATCTGGAGCAACAACGGCAGGGATTTATAATTGGCATTTCATCGGTTGCTGGCGATCGCGGACGCCAGAGTAACTACATCTACGGCTCTGCAAAAGGGGGATTGAGTTTATTTCTCCAGGGATTGCGGAGTCGCCTGTATAAATCGGGCGTGCATGTGATGACGGTGAAGCCTGGGTTTATTGACACCAAAATGACCTTTGGTAAGCCAGGAATGTTTCTGGTTGCCAGCCCGGAAACCGTTGCCACAGAGGTTCTAAAAGCCCTGCGGCAGAAGCAGAACATTGCCTATGTGCCAGGGTTTTGGTTCTGGATTATGTTCATCATTCGGGCGGTTCCAGAATCGTTGTTTAAGAAGCTAAAGCTTTAG
- a CDS encoding transposase, with translation MSIPQLYRQLQTQLSQWIVPKDQRHLHGFCENVAAILQAQSACLSHWLPYLSHRDCQARSHMERLNYFVHNAQINAETFYVPLLKQFLSAWQGMTMLLTLDTSVLWDQYCLIEVCLVWGGRSVVLAQQVLEHGSATVGFEDYRAVLETAQQRLPQDVQVTLLADRGFEHGALIRWLQQQHWNWAIRAKVDLNVILSTGRTAAVADLLPPQGEAYLFREVTILQDIDCHLATAHLSLAGEAWAVLSNLPPTLATFELYGQRFGGIEPHFKDYKSAAFDLIRSHLRGAAALGCLLMLLAAATLIAIAIAVVAVIEQGQRTALDWHSQRGLSFLQLGLREIERLGYLNLPLPHLATLPRKSPSAATASLKKRVQWETRIEFSRVTVFSS, from the coding sequence ATGTCAATCCCCCAACTGTATCGTCAACTGCAAACTCAATTGAGTCAATGGATTGTTCCTAAAGACCAACGCCACCTGCATGGGTTTTGTGAAAACGTGGCCGCGATTTTGCAAGCGCAAAGCGCTTGTTTGAGCCATTGGCTGCCCTACTTGAGCCACCGAGACTGTCAGGCGCGCAGTCACATGGAGCGCTTAAACTATTTTGTTCACAATGCTCAGATTAACGCTGAGACCTTTTATGTACCACTGCTGAAGCAGTTTCTCAGTGCTTGGCAAGGGATGACAATGCTGCTGACGCTTGACACGAGTGTGCTGTGGGATCAGTATTGTTTGATTGAGGTGTGTCTGGTCTGGGGCGGTCGTTCAGTCGTGCTGGCTCAGCAGGTGTTAGAACACGGCAGTGCCACCGTTGGCTTTGAAGACTACCGGGCCGTGTTAGAAACGGCACAACAACGATTGCCTCAAGATGTTCAGGTTACTTTGTTAGCAGACCGAGGTTTTGAACACGGGGCCTTGATTCGCTGGCTACAACAGCAGCACTGGAATTGGGCAATTCGCGCCAAAGTGGACTTGAACGTCATCCTCTCAACGGGTAGAACTGCTGCGGTCGCTGATTTGTTGCCGCCACAAGGAGAAGCGTACCTGTTTCGCGAGGTGACGATTCTTCAAGACATTGACTGCCATCTTGCTACGGCTCATCTCAGTTTAGCAGGTGAAGCTTGGGCAGTCCTCTCCAACCTGCCGCCAACGTTAGCCACGTTTGAACTGTATGGTCAACGCTTTGGCGGAATTGAACCGCACTTCAAGGATTACAAGTCGGCTGCCTTTGACCTGATCCGTTCTCATTTGCGAGGTGCTGCTGCCCTCGGTTGCCTGCTGATGTTATTAGCAGCGGCAACGCTGATTGCCATTGCCATTGCAGTTGTTGCAGTCATCGAACAAGGACAAAGGACAGCCTTGGACTGGCACAGTCAGCGCGGCTTGAGTTTTTTACAATTAGGATTACGCGAAATTGAACGATTGGGGTATCTCAACTTGCCACTACCTCACTTAGCAACATTACCTCGCAAGAGTCCATCGGCGGCAACAGCTTCCCTCAAAAAACGCGTGCAATGGGAAACTCGGATTGAATTTTCCCGTGTCACTGTATTCTCATCTTGA
- a CDS encoding DUF2752 domain-containing protein yields the protein MFKQNLIKQVNFNSIMIWLIAAFLTTTALVLLVTPFELLEQIPDLSLSRRLGIPYAPTYGLTRAIWCVFHGKLALAVKYNRLVYLFLPMLTIQYLGLVRQCYRYHMPPKLAVNKNFGDRAAQHNS from the coding sequence GTGTTCAAGCAGAACTTGATTAAGCAAGTGAATTTCAATTCAATAATGATTTGGTTAATTGCTGCATTCTTGACGACAACTGCATTAGTGCTGCTAGTAACTCCATTTGAGTTGTTAGAGCAAATACCTGATTTAAGTCTTTCTAGACGATTAGGTATACCTTACGCACCGACCTATGGATTAACAAGAGCGATATGGTGTGTGTTTCATGGAAAACTTGCTTTAGCTGTGAAATATAACAGATTGGTTTATCTGTTTCTGCCAATGCTTACAATACAGTACTTGGGGTTAGTACGCCAGTGTTATCGCTATCATATGCCACCTAAACTTGCGGTCAATAAAAACTTTGGCGATAGAGCAGCCCAACATAATTCTTGA
- a CDS encoding ATP-binding protein, with the protein MTNSSSNLQPPSSPHQSLTSVLKRLKLGHFLSDWQAVEHQATQENWSYAQFLLALAEGEANRRDQARIARALKEAQLPYGKSWSNFEFAHVPTLNPAVVMQFAESTTWLQNASNILIFGPSGTGKTHVSSALGRSISDDNEGSG; encoded by the coding sequence ATGACCAACTCTTCCAGCAATCTCCAGCCCCCGTCGAGCCCGCATCAGTCCCTGACGAGCGTGCTCAAACGCCTCAAACTCGGCCACTTCCTGTCCGACTGGCAAGCGGTCGAACATCAAGCCACCCAGGAGAACTGGAGCTACGCTCAATTCCTGTTGGCACTGGCAGAAGGGGAAGCGAACCGGCGCGACCAAGCTCGCATTGCCCGCGCGCTCAAAGAAGCGCAATTGCCCTACGGAAAATCCTGGTCTAATTTTGAGTTTGCTCATGTCCCCACGCTCAATCCAGCGGTGGTGATGCAATTTGCCGAATCGACGACTTGGTTACAGAATGCCTCGAATATTTTGATATTTGGACCCAGTGGAACCGGGAAAACGCACGTCAGTTCTGCATTGGGGCGCTCGATATCAGATGACAATGAGGGTAGCGGATAA
- the istA gene encoding IS21 family transposase, which yields MPGKLIETYQVRVYMNARELGLTQAEAAYVAQFSERSGQRIESGDYQPNRGKVRAWRTSADPLAEVWESELEPMLRAQPKLKPMTLFEYLQTKYPGKYPQVLRTLQRRVATWKALHGSAPEVMFELRHEPGRLGFSDFTELKGIEITLNGQPFEHLIYHYRLGYSGWQYAQIIQGGESFIALSEGLQNALFACGGAPKQHRTDSLSAAYRNLGGVRNKPLTRLYDDLCHHYRMQPTRNNTSIAHENGSIESPHGHLKNRIEQALLLRGSYEFSSIAEYQALINQAVDRLNAQHTEKIEAEKAYLQPLPQGRVADYEILTARVSCHSTIDVRCVLYTVPARLIGRQLELHLYHDRIVGYLHRQQVVELPRIRTSGTGKRRARCINYRHVAEGLRRKPRAFLYCTWQQDLLPNEQWQHLWQQMKTQFDLDTAAVLMVESLYIAAADDKESQVAEY from the coding sequence ATGCCTGGAAAACTGATTGAAACTTATCAAGTCAGAGTGTACATGAATGCCCGAGAACTCGGTTTAACTCAAGCCGAAGCGGCTTATGTTGCCCAATTTTCAGAACGCAGTGGACAACGCATTGAATCTGGGGACTACCAACCAAACCGGGGAAAGGTGCGAGCGTGGCGAACGAGTGCCGACCCGTTAGCGGAGGTGTGGGAAAGTGAACTAGAGCCAATGCTGCGAGCGCAACCAAAGCTCAAACCGATGACACTGTTCGAATATCTGCAAACAAAATACCCTGGCAAGTACCCGCAGGTGCTGCGAACCCTACAGCGACGAGTGGCAACATGGAAAGCGCTGCATGGGTCAGCCCCAGAAGTGATGTTTGAGTTGCGGCATGAACCAGGGAGGCTGGGATTTTCCGACTTCACCGAGTTAAAGGGGATTGAGATCACCCTCAATGGTCAGCCGTTTGAGCATTTAATCTATCACTATCGTCTGGGATACAGTGGCTGGCAATATGCCCAAATTATCCAAGGTGGGGAGAGTTTCATTGCGCTCTCCGAAGGCTTACAAAATGCTCTGTTTGCCTGTGGAGGTGCGCCAAAGCAGCACCGTACCGATAGTTTGAGTGCCGCCTATCGAAACCTGGGGGGTGTTCGGAACAAACCCTTAACGCGGTTGTATGACGATCTGTGCCACCACTATCGGATGCAACCGACGCGAAACAACACCAGCATTGCCCATGAGAATGGGTCGATTGAGTCTCCCCATGGACACTTGAAGAATCGCATTGAGCAAGCCTTGCTGCTGCGCGGGAGTTATGAGTTCAGCAGCATTGCCGAGTATCAAGCCTTGATTAACCAGGCGGTCGATAGACTTAACGCCCAGCACACCGAGAAGATTGAGGCTGAAAAAGCCTATTTGCAACCCTTGCCCCAAGGACGGGTCGCCGATTACGAAATCCTCACCGCCCGTGTGAGTTGCCACAGCACGATTGATGTGCGCTGTGTGTTGTATACCGTGCCTGCCCGACTGATTGGACGGCAACTTGAACTCCATCTATATCATGACCGGATTGTCGGGTATTTACATCGCCAGCAGGTGGTGGAGTTGCCTCGCATTCGAACCAGTGGCACAGGCAAACGACGTGCTCGGTGTATCAACTACCGACATGTGGCTGAAGGACTCAGGCGCAAGCCCCGAGCATTCTTGTACTGCACCTGGCAACAGGACTTACTGCCCAATGAGCAATGGCAACACCTGTGGCAACAGATGAAAACGCAGTTTGACCTCGATACCGCCGCTGTCCTGATGGTTGAAAGCTTGTATATTGCGGCTGCCGATGACAAAGAATCTCAGGTTGCCGAATACTGA